The genomic interval TATATGAATTTGCTGGCACAGAAAGCCTCTCTACATGTATCTCTGCTACTAATGTTGAACCACTGCCGTGGAAATGCAGGTTAAAAATTGCCGTAGGTATAGCAAATGCAGTTGCATATCTCCACACTGCATTTTCTAGACCAGTTATCCATCGAAGTATTCATTGCTCAAGTATCGTATTGGATCAGAACAATGTTCCCAAACTCATTGACTTTGGACTATGTATATCCATCCCTGAAGGGCAATCACATGTAAAGGATGCTATTAGAGGGAGAGCAGAGTGGGTTTCACCTGAATATTGGGATAGAGGTCATTTAACAGAGAAGGCCGATGTTTATCTGTTTGGAAAGCTTCTAATTGAACTTTTAACTGGACAGCAGGCAGTTCACTTTATGATGGAACATGATATAACGGATATTGGCAAGGTTTCTGCTGAAAAGCTCAGTAACTCTGTTGATAgtagaataaaaaatgaaggAATTGATCTGGAGCAGTTGTTGGATTTTGCAACACTTAGCCTTAGATGCATCtcttttgaagaagaaaaaaggccAACAATGATCGAGGTTGGCAAAGAACTACGGCAAATTGATCAGGCTTGTCCATTACCTTGTTAGCCTATCCCCAGTTGAAAAAAATCTTGTAAGATGTAGTTGAATTTGTATGCATGGCTGTCTAGACTCTAAGCCATCGATTTATGAAACTTAGCCCACCCGTAAGATTCTGTTGCTCTAAGGAAGTGATATGTAAATAAAGTCAAACAAATATATGGCTGTGATTTTAGGATTTTAATTATCAACATTCATTAGTTAACAAGGTTTTAAATCTGTTCGAACAGGGATAACAATTTCAGCTGAAGTTGCTTGAGAAGAAGCCTGTTATggtaaaaaaattctaaattttccTCTGTTGGAACTTTCATCTGATTAAAAGAAGGATACAAGCAAGGTTCATTATGCAGAACATTTGCAGATACTCAACCAAGACAAATGAAGTGActtaaattgagaaataagTCAATGCATTCTAAAGTATGCTGAAATCCTATAATAAGTACCCTTTGTATTTATTTGATTGGCCACTACTAAACGTCCTACACAAttttttattagcttaatAGCTGCACTGTGAATACATTTTAGCAGAAGCTGTCTCCTGCAAATGTGTATTCTTCTgttgatttaattaattgttaaagTTTTCTGCAGTGTGATGCTTCATTTGTTCATTGAAAAAAGAAGTTTTCCAAGAAGTATTAAACAGTTTTTAATCCAATAttaaagaagaacaaaagtGAACAATTTGTTATTGCAAGTATACCACACGGGTAGTCCTCTCCATACTTACCCCAACTGTATCTAGAATTTTGGACTTGCATTTGTTGAGGGATTTAGGGATTTCAAAGGTTTGAGTCAATTTTAATAAGGAATACActtaataaaatcaatcagcgtcattcaaatttttagaatCTGTGTCAAAGAGTTAGGCAATGATTGAAGAGAGAGTCAAACAAAGCTGCctgttctttttttaatgGAAGTTTTCCGTGTATGACTATGACTATTTCAGTCAAAGCTTTGCACTTCTTGTCATATACGGATGCTGATGCCTGGTATGACTTATATCTATATCTGCATCTGCTGCAGCCTGCAAATTTCCTCTCTCCAATTCTTTCTGGCATTTCTAGACCCCCTTTCTGCATCCTTGGTTCCAACAGATGTATTTCACTTGAGATTTGATCAGTTGAACATTTTCAGGTACCATTTCATGCCCCATATTGATTTTTAGTATTTCTGCGgcttatttcattttttatcaatGTAGCAGCAAGGTAGAAATTATCGTTGACTGCTCTGTAGAACATGTTGTGTATTGCTGGGAACCATGAATGAAACTCTGGCTAAATTTAGCACTGTGGTTGAGTTGCAAAAGGGTTGGACCACAACTAAAGTTTGAGTACAAAACCTGGATTTCCAAACCAGGACtactagaatttttttttcagccTTTTAATCTGAATAATCATAGTTTTGTTTATCACAACAAATAGAATCAAACTACCTTCCATTGCAGATTGAAGACTTTGATATTCAATGTGTATTAGCCTCTCTTATTGTATCTTTCTGCCCTGTATGCcatgctttttcttttatctgattttttagttgattggtttAGAAGGAAGGAAGATGTGTTCGAGTTTCACAAGAAGGACACAAACCAAAGATGAGGGACCATTGCTGAAGAATGGAAGCATGTTCTTAGAAAAGCTTATTGCCTCATGTAATGGTAAATGTAATCCTATTCGTACTTTCTCTGCTGAGGAGCTCAGCAAAGCAACAAATTCAGTCTTTTACAACTGTTGCCTTAATGCACCTCAAAACTAGAAGAGGATAGACCAACTAAGGCAGATATATAAATCTATTCGTTTTAGATTGGTTCTTCTGCTGGATATCGACTCCTTTCAATGCCTAGGCAATTACCTCTGCTATCCTATTATTCATGGTAGGATAAATGTGCACTTGAATATCCCTTCCCCATATGTGGAGGCAGCAGGCTTCATTTAAAGCAAATGCAGAGTTTTTCAAGTTCTCAACAAAAGATTATAGACTTACCTAGAATTGGAGATTGGTTTATGTACTAATTGGAAATCTTCCAGGCTCCATCAAAGGCTTAGTTTACTTGTTTAGCTTGTTAGGAGTTGAAGGCATATAGAcataataaaatcttattgtTTCCTTTCATAAAGTAAAGTTAAAATTAAAGCTCCAAATCAATCAGCGTCATTCAATTGTTAAATCTTGAGTCAAAGAATTAAGCAAGGATTGAAGAGACAAGTCAGAACGAAGGTgcctcttatttttttaatggaaGTTTTCCGAGTATGACTTTGACCATTTCAATCACAGATTTGCACTCCTTCTTATATATGGAGGAATCTTACTGATGCCTGGTATGAATTGTATCTATATCTGCTGCAGTCTGCAACTTTCCTTTCTCCAATTCTTTCTGCATTCTTGGTTCCAACAGCTGTATTTTCACTAGAGTTTTGAGTTGAACATTTGCAGGTACCCTTTCATGCCCCATAGTCATGTTTAGTATTTCTGCAGGTTATTTCACCTTTATCAGTTCAATacgtctttttctttttatgttatCCTTTATTTATGACTCTAACTTTAGATTCTTAAAAAGGGTCAAAAATATAGATAGGGCTTTTTCCTTATCAAGAACCTTACTTGAAGTTTTGACAATCTTGCaaggaataatgaattatAAGCAAATTTTTACTCAATACAAAATATATCCAACAacgataataataataataaacataaaaaagaacTCAAGCAAATCTAGGTTagctttcttatttttgttttttttctaatgGGTAAATGTTTCAAACTCTCTTGCTTCCAACTATATATTCAGGGTCCTTACTACTACCACATCACTGTTCTATTAccttttgattatgattagcttgatttctattgatttcatcatttttatttcaatttcttctaCCTTTATATGGTATTGTCCATACTTCTTTATTATCTTGTTTGTATAAGTAATATATAATTTCACTCTTAGGCAAAATGTTAGCATGTTTGAAAGAGAAGAGACATGAACATAATTAGACACTTTTCGAAAAAAATGGAGGGGATTTATTAGAGGAGATTATTGCCTTCTGTAATGATAGATCTAATCCTATCCGTCATTTCTCTGCAAAAGAGCTTCTAAGAGCAATAAACAACTTTGATGCAAGACAGATTTTTGTGCGTAAAGGTCGTATACATTGTACAAAGGTTCTCTAAAGGACCGTCCAATTTTTGTGAAGAAGTATTGCTATGGCGATCATCCACGGTTTGATTTTGCATTCAAAGATATTGCCATTGGATCACAAATGAGTGTTCACAAGAATGTTTTAAAGGTTTTAGGCCTAGAGACCAAAATACCACCTATAGTATATGAATTTGCTGGCACAGAAATCCTCTCCCCATGTATCTCTGCTACTGATGTTCAGCCACTATCCTGGAAATGCAGATTGAAAATTGCAATAGGTATAGTAGATGCAGTTGCGTATCTTCACAATGCATTTTCTAGACCAGTTATCCATCGAGAAATTGATTGCTCAAATATCATATTGGATCAGAACAATGTTCCCAAGCTGTAAGACTTTGGGATATGTTTATCTATCCCTGAAGGGCAATCATATGTAGAGGATGATTCTAAGGGGACAATATGGTATAATGCACCTGAATATATGTTTCCAGGTTATTTAACAGAGAAAACTGATGTTTATCAGTTCGGTATGCTTCTAATGGAGCTTTTAATTGGACAGAAGCTAGCTTTCTTATATCAGGCATATAAAGCCAGCAATACAAGGGATCTCTGTGTAATAGTGTCGATAgtagaataaaaaatgaaggAATTGATCAGGAGCTGTTGCTGGATTTCACAGCAGTTATCCATAGATGTGTCTCTTATGATGAAGAAAAGAGGCCAACAATGATCGAGGTTGGCAAAGAACTCAGGCGAATTTATCAGTCTTTTCCATCACCTTGTTAGCCTAGTCCCATTTGGCTATACTATTTTTCAATAGCTGAGAAAATCTTGTAAGCTGTAGTTGTATTTGTGTGCATGGCTTCCTAGACGCTAAAGACTTCGAATGTATTTTACTCTCTGTATTTATTTGATTGGCCACAAATGAATGTCCTAAACAATTTATTGTTATCAAATTTGTTTATTAGAGGAATTTGTATCAAATTtgcttaataaattattagcACAACAAATAAGGTAAATAGTTGAAAAAAACATAATGTTGGGACGAATtgtattttcttaaaattctaGATCAATATcgtattaaatatattttaatcttCTTTCATTGTTCTAGAATTTTCTAGAAGGcttcttttaattgtttagctTGCTGGAGTTGAAGGCATAGACATAATAAAATCTGATTGCTtactattataaattaaagttaaaatcaAAGCTCCAAATCAATTAGCGTCATTCAATTGTTAAATCTAGAGTAGAAGAGTTAAGTAATGACTGAAGAGAGAAGTCAGAACGAAGCTGCCTCTTCATGGAAGTTTTTCAGGTATGACGTTGACCATTTCAATCAAAAGCTTTGCACTTCTTCTCATATATGGAGGAACCTTACTGATGCCTGGTATGACTTGTATCTATATCTGCTGCAGCCTGCAACTTTCCTTTCTCCAATTCTTTCTGCATCCTTGGTTCCACAACTGTATTTTCACTTGAGTTGAGCATTTACAGGTACCCTTTCATGCCCCATAGTCATTTTTAGTATTTCTGCAGATTAACTCAATCCAATTTAACACTGACACACCCCCCCCCCCGAAAGAAGAAGTCCTCTGTTTCTATTTTGAAGTTGATCTAATTCTAGTGTTGGCTTGGACAAGTCTTGTATAGAATACTGCAGattgaaagaaaatatttatttccaCTGTAATCTGttgatttcatcatttttatttctatttcttttacCTTTACATAATACTGTCCATGCTTCTTTACtatcttatttttataattaatataaagttCCACTCTTAGGCAAGATGTTTGCATGTCTCAAAGTGAAGAGACATGAAGATAATCAGAcatttttcacaaaaaatGGAGGGGCTTTATTAGAGGAGCTTACTGCCTTCTCTAATGGCAGGTCTAATCCCACCCATCATTTCTCAGCAAAAGAGCTTCTGAGAGCAACTACCAACTATGATACAAGCCAGATTTTTGTGGAAGGTTGGTGGTTATCAATTGTACCAATGCTCTCTAAAGGACCGTTTAATTTTTGTGAAGAAGTATTACGATCCATGGGTTGATTTTGCAATCAAAGATATTGCCATTGGATCACAGATGAGTGTTCACAAGAATGTTTTAAAGGTTCTAGGATGCTGCTTGGAGACCGAAGTACCAACTATAGTGTATGAATTTGCTGGCACAAATATCTCTCTACATGTATCTCTGGTACTGATGTGCAACTACTGCCGTGGAAACCCAGGTTTAAAATTGCAATAGGTTTAGCAAATGTTCTTGCATATCTTCACGCTGCATTTTCTAGACCAGTTATCCATCGAGATATTAAATCCTCAAACATTATACTGGATCAGAACAATGCTCCCAAACTCATTGACTTTCGACTATGTATATCTATTCCTGAAGGGCAATCACCCCTAGAAGGGGATGTTATAAGGAGAACAGAATGGTTGACTCCACCTGAAAATTGGTCTACAAGTTATTTAACAGAGAAGGCTGATGTTTATCAGTTTGGAATGCTTCtaattgagttttaagtgGATGGGACACAGCTTGCTATCTATTGGTGCATAATAAATCGGATGGTGATCAAAGGCATTGTGTGGAAAAGCTCATTGATGTTGTCATAGTAGAATAAGAAATGAAGTAATTGATCAGGAGCAGCTGCAGGATTTCGCAGCACATCTCCTTAGATGCATCTCTTTGGATGAAGAAAAGAGGCCAACAATGATTGAGGTTGGCTAAGAACTCAGACGAATTGATCAGTCCTTCCCATCACCTTGTTAGCCTAGCCCCATTtgactatatatatatcactTCTAGTAGCTGAAAAAACTCTTGTAATtagttttaattgtttttagcATGCATGGCTCTATATAAGCCATCGATTTATGGAACTTGGCCTGCCTGTAAGATTCTAGTTGCTCTAAGACAGTGAGTAGGTTGCTCCCATGGGGAATGTAAATGCcctaaacaattttttttatcaaaaattatttttcgaGAATTCTATGTAAGATTGTAGTGAAATATGTTCGATTTTTTTAAGATTCTACAGTACATTTCATACCAAGTTGtatttttttcctaaaattCTACATTAATATTTAGACCAAATATACATGCATTTTATAGAAAGAAGAATCCACCTtgtattataaatttataactttccatatatatttttgatttCCTTGTCTCTTCTCCTtgtattataaatttataactttctatatatattttttatttccttgtctCTTCTCCAGGTGAAGTAGCTATACACAAATCCTCTTTGGCTCTTTGCAGCCTTCTTTGCAGGCTTCACCGCCCCCAATATGGCTTCTCCACAATGCTATCGTTTAGTTCTTGCTTTGCTAGCCACCTCCCTCTTCATCAACCCTGCCTGGACTGACGAAGCAACTCAAAACCTAATAGACCATATCTGTCGACGAATGGAGGAATATGCATTCTGCGACAACACTTT from Theobroma cacao cultivar B97-61/B2 chromosome 5, Criollo_cocoa_genome_V2, whole genome shotgun sequence carries:
- the LOC18600437 gene encoding wall-associated receptor kinase-like 8 — protein: ISAAPCKFPFSNSFCHFWTLFLRSWFQQLYFHLRFDQLNICRLKIAVGIANAVAYLHTAFSRPVIHRSIHCSSIVLDQNNVPKLIDFGLCISIPEGQSHVKDAIRGRAEWVSPEYWDRGHLTEKADVYLFGKLLIELLTGQQAVHFMMEHDITDIGKVSAEKLSNSVDSRIKNEGIDLEQLLDFATLSLRCISFEEEKRPTMIEVGKELRQIDQACPLPC
- the LOC18600442 gene encoding non-functional pseudokinase ZED1; amino-acid sequence: MFACLKVKRHEDNQTFFTKNGGALLEELTAFSNGRSNPTHHFSAKELLRATTNYDTSQIFVEGLANVLAYLHAAFSRPVIHRDIKSSNIILDQNNAPKLIDFRLCISIPEGQSPLEGDVIRRTEWLTPPENWSTSYLTEKADVYQFGMLLIEF